In one Vulgatibacter incomptus genomic region, the following are encoded:
- a CDS encoding ATP-binding protein has translation MNSLASLELTAARGESETLEFKRSTAELRRAGETLCAFLNGEGGQVLIGVAPDGKLIGQQVADVTLRDIAAMLGRFEPSARIDLERVDVDGGRTVIVLTAPSAREYAPFAFEGKAYRRVGSTTATMSQEEYARLLLDRNHSRHRWELRPAVGVRLQDLDHEEILRTRQTAIEQRRLSAGTSMDVGDILDRLGLRVDGQITHAAQMLYGTRFLPDYPQALLKLGRFRGTTITGDILDNKQEHMHAFAMVREAIAWLDRTLPLSARFPKGNILREDRLPVPADALREVIVNAVIHRDVSRASSYVAIAVFDDRIEVRSVGEFPSGIRAELLSGEHPSILRNPLMAGAFHRTGAVEVWGRGTNRVIEACRAYGIAAPEFTEVAGVVTVTFKAAVFPEAAQGPRLSQVRPKSVLSLSQVQVLEIASDPSSLADLMASAGHTNRTRFRHQVLAPLIESGLLELTIPDKPTSSRQQYRTTAAGLALVRQNS, from the coding sequence ATGAATTCGCTCGCCTCGCTCGAGTTGACCGCCGCCCGGGGCGAGTCCGAGACGCTGGAGTTCAAGCGCTCGACCGCCGAGCTGCGACGCGCGGGCGAGACGCTTTGCGCCTTCCTCAACGGGGAAGGCGGCCAGGTGTTGATCGGCGTAGCCCCGGATGGAAAGCTCATCGGCCAGCAGGTCGCTGACGTCACGCTACGCGACATCGCCGCGATGCTCGGCCGCTTCGAGCCTTCGGCCCGGATCGATCTGGAGCGCGTCGACGTCGATGGTGGCCGCACCGTGATCGTGCTGACGGCTCCCTCGGCGAGGGAGTACGCCCCCTTCGCCTTCGAGGGGAAGGCGTACCGGCGGGTCGGCTCGACTACCGCGACGATGTCGCAGGAGGAGTACGCGCGGCTTCTGCTCGACCGGAACCACAGCCGCCATCGCTGGGAGCTCCGGCCCGCCGTCGGTGTTCGTCTCCAAGACCTCGACCACGAGGAGATTCTGCGCACCCGGCAGACCGCGATCGAGCAGCGGCGATTATCGGCGGGCACGAGCATGGACGTTGGAGACATCCTCGATCGGCTGGGTCTGCGCGTCGATGGCCAGATCACGCATGCCGCGCAGATGCTCTACGGGACGAGGTTCCTGCCCGACTACCCGCAGGCGCTCCTCAAGCTCGGCCGCTTCCGGGGGACGACGATCACCGGCGACATCCTCGACAACAAGCAGGAGCACATGCACGCCTTCGCGATGGTCCGCGAGGCGATCGCGTGGCTCGACCGGACGCTTCCGCTCTCGGCGCGGTTCCCCAAGGGCAACATCCTCCGCGAGGACCGCCTTCCGGTGCCCGCCGACGCGCTGCGCGAGGTGATCGTCAACGCGGTCATCCATCGTGACGTCAGCCGCGCCAGCTCCTACGTCGCGATCGCGGTCTTCGACGATCGCATCGAGGTGCGCAGCGTGGGCGAATTCCCCTCGGGCATCCGCGCGGAGCTGCTCTCCGGGGAACATCCCTCGATTCTGCGCAACCCGCTCATGGCCGGAGCTTTCCACCGGACCGGGGCGGTGGAGGTCTGGGGCCGTGGCACCAACCGGGTAATCGAGGCGTGCCGGGCCTACGGAATCGCGGCGCCAGAGTTCACCGAAGTGGCGGGCGTCGTCACCGTGACGTTCAAGGCGGCGGTGTTTCCGGAAGCGGCGCAGGGACCCAGACTGTCCCAAGTTCGTCCCAAGTCGGTCCTAAGTCTGTCCCAAGTTCAAGTGCTGGAAATCGCTTCGGATCCAAGCTCGCTCGCTGATCTCATGGCCTCAGCCGGCCATACGAACAGGACCAGGTTCCGGCACCAGGTCCTGGCGCCACTCATCGAGTCCGGCCTGCTGGAGCTGACGATCCCGGACAAGCCCACGAGCTCCAGGCAGCAATACCGGACGACGGCCGCAGGGCTCGCGCTCGTTCGACAGAATTCGTGA
- a CDS encoding restriction endonuclease subunit S, whose product MRSTSRYPGTTTGPGSDSRPKTEFFSNLLEQHSALKLFPVESVLIAMYGATIGRTGILGTPAVMNQACCAFASPVGMRPRFFILWLQAMRQHIVELGVGGGQPNISQEKLRSLRVAGPPLDEQDQIVDSVNRELRHLDELANVTTKSVSKLQEYRQALITAAVTGKIDPASADTALLSGEEARVA is encoded by the coding sequence ATGCGCTCGACCTCTCGTTACCCAGGCACCACCACGGGCCCAGGCAGCGACTCGCGCCCAAAAACAGAGTTCTTCAGCAACCTGCTAGAGCAACACTCGGCTCTTAAGCTGTTTCCGGTGGAATCGGTGCTCATAGCAATGTACGGCGCGACGATTGGACGCACAGGAATACTCGGCACCCCTGCAGTAATGAATCAGGCGTGCTGTGCCTTTGCTTCGCCTGTCGGTATGCGTCCAAGGTTTTTTATTTTGTGGCTCCAGGCAATGCGCCAGCACATCGTCGAGCTCGGCGTTGGCGGCGGTCAGCCCAATATCAGCCAGGAGAAGCTTCGTTCCCTGCGTGTCGCCGGCCCGCCGCTGGACGAGCAGGACCAAATTGTCGACTCTGTGAATCGCGAGCTCCGTCACCTCGATGAACTGGCTAACGTAACGACTAAATCTGTCTCGAAACTCCAAGAGTACCGGCAGGCACTCATCACGGCGGCTGTCACCGGCAAGATCGACCCGGCATCGGCAGACACCGCTCTCCTGAGCGGCGAGGAGGCCCGGGTCGCATGA
- a CDS encoding IS5 family transposase, whose translation MRGKLERQASMLTLIGPEQRVPRDHPIRRIKLLADRELQRLSPVFESMYSGTGRPSIPPEIILKACLLIALFSIRSERQFCERLDYDLMFRFFLDMGMTEESFDASTFSKNKERLIRADVARLFFEGVVRQAKEAKLISAEHFTVDGTLIEAWASMKSFKKKGAKDNEPPDDPGNPTIDFHGEKRANATHESSTDPDARLARKGAGKEAKLALSGHVLMENRNGLCIDISISHADGTAERREALRMLQRQKRKGFSPATLGADKGYDTADFVHDVFVEGVVPHVARKRKHSNVDARQARQIGYRHSQRCRKKVEEIFGWMKTVGGLRKTRYRGVERTQLCAYFTGAAYNLLRLSRLLGSAA comes from the coding sequence ATGCGCGGCAAACTCGAGCGGCAGGCGTCGATGCTCACCCTGATCGGACCGGAACAGCGGGTGCCCAGGGACCACCCGATCCGCCGGATCAAGCTGCTCGCCGACCGTGAGCTCCAGCGCCTCTCGCCCGTCTTCGAGTCGATGTACAGCGGCACCGGCCGCCCCTCGATCCCGCCCGAGATCATCCTGAAGGCCTGCCTCCTCATCGCGCTCTTCAGCATCCGGAGCGAGCGGCAGTTCTGCGAGCGCCTCGACTACGACCTGATGTTCCGCTTCTTCCTGGACATGGGCATGACCGAGGAAAGCTTCGATGCCTCGACCTTCTCGAAGAACAAGGAGCGGCTGATCAGGGCGGATGTCGCGCGCCTCTTCTTTGAGGGCGTGGTCCGCCAGGCTAAGGAGGCGAAGCTGATCTCGGCCGAGCACTTCACGGTCGACGGCACGCTGATCGAGGCGTGGGCGTCGATGAAGAGCTTCAAGAAGAAGGGCGCGAAGGATAACGAGCCGCCAGACGATCCGGGGAACCCAACCATCGATTTCCACGGCGAGAAGCGCGCCAACGCCACGCACGAATCGTCTACCGACCCGGATGCGCGGCTTGCCCGGAAGGGCGCAGGCAAGGAGGCGAAGCTGGCGCTGTCGGGCCACGTGCTGATGGAGAACCGGAACGGCCTCTGCATCGACATCTCGATCTCGCACGCTGACGGAACTGCCGAACGCCGCGAGGCGCTGCGCATGCTGCAGCGTCAGAAGAGAAAAGGCTTCTCGCCAGCTACGCTGGGCGCCGACAAGGGCTACGACACCGCCGACTTCGTGCACGACGTCTTTGTCGAAGGTGTCGTTCCGCACGTCGCCCGAAAGCGAAAGCACTCGAACGTCGACGCGCGGCAAGCGCGCCAGATTGGGTACCGCCACAGTCAGAGATGCAGGAAGAAGGTCGAGGAGATCTTCGGCTGGATGAAGACCGTAGGTGGGCTGAGGAAGACCCGCTACCGAGGCGTCGAACGAACCCAGCTCTGCGCCTACTTCACAGGCGCAGCGTACAACCTGCTGCGTCTCTCGCGGCTGCTCGGGAGCGCGGCGTGA
- a CDS encoding restriction endonuclease subunit S, with protein MKKATASGLVEAPWTQSAPASWQRTFLGHLVEVRSGATPSKDEPSFWDGEIPWVSPKDMKVLRIADSEDHVSEAALAHSALRWIAEGSVLMVTRGMILDHTVPISLAMRPLTINQDMKALVPRRVVRGAFLAWLLVGLNPALLARVEEAAHGTKALRTEQWKKLPLAIPPLDDQRRIADFLDRKTAAIDALIAKKEKLVALLAENRQELITRAVTKGLDPSAPMNDSGVNWTDLLPAHWQVKKVARWFGKIGSGTTPDSQNSEFYLDGSVPWVTTSELREREIETTQKSVTTVALAGC; from the coding sequence GTGAAAAAGGCGACTGCGAGTGGATTGGTCGAAGCGCCGTGGACGCAGTCCGCGCCGGCATCATGGCAGCGCACTTTTCTAGGCCATCTCGTGGAGGTCCGAAGCGGAGCCACCCCTAGCAAGGACGAACCGTCATTTTGGGATGGCGAAATTCCGTGGGTATCTCCGAAGGACATGAAGGTCCTGCGTATCGCCGACTCGGAGGACCACGTCTCGGAGGCCGCGCTCGCGCATAGCGCTTTGCGATGGATCGCCGAGGGCAGCGTGTTGATGGTCACCCGCGGTATGATCCTCGACCACACGGTACCGATTTCCCTCGCGATGCGCCCGCTGACCATCAATCAGGACATGAAGGCCCTGGTTCCCCGGAGGGTCGTGCGTGGGGCTTTTCTCGCGTGGCTACTTGTGGGTCTAAACCCCGCGCTCTTGGCTCGCGTCGAAGAGGCCGCCCACGGAACAAAGGCGCTTCGTACAGAGCAGTGGAAAAAGCTTCCTCTCGCGATTCCGCCGCTCGATGACCAGCGCCGCATCGCCGACTTCCTCGACCGGAAGACCGCCGCCATCGACGCGCTAATCGCAAAGAAGGAGAAGCTCGTCGCGCTCCTCGCCGAAAATCGGCAGGAACTCATCACGCGGGCGGTGACCAAGGGGCTCGATCCGAGCGCACCAATGAACGACTCGGGTGTGAACTGGACCGATCTGTTGCCCGCACATTGGCAAGTGAAGAAGGTGGCGCGCTGGTTCGGCAAGATTGGAAGTGGGACCACCCCCGATTCGCAGAACTCCGAGTTTTATCTTGATGGATCGGTCCCTTGGGTGACGACGTCCGAACTTCGCGAGCGAGAGATTGAGACTACTCAGAAGAGCGTCACGACGGTAGCGCTAGCAGGTTGCTGA
- a CDS encoding type I restriction-modification system subunit M: MLKITHGATSAEDPQAKRFTSFREIADFLWQNAERMRGAYKPNEYDKVILPLLVARRLDCVLEPSKDKVLVRLEALKGKGLKATDPAVDVALRKLTGVPFYNTSKLDFGRLKGDPNHIAQNLRGYLKAFSANARDILEQFKFDEQITRLDDANLLYQVVGLFAEVDLHPDVVPNHIMGSVFEELIRRFNEKKNEEAGDHYTPREIIRLMVDLLFVEDDAALRRAGIVRTLFDPACGTGGMLSVAEEYLRELNPDARLEVFGQELNPESYGICKSDMIIKGQNPENIARGNSFDQDGHAGRRFDYMLSNPPFGVDWKNVQKTVEAERDGQGFAGRFGAGTPRINDGALLFLQHMVAKMKPVDSKTGEGGSRIAIVFNGSPLFTGDAGSGESEIRRWVLENDWLEAIVALPDQLFYNTGIATYVWVLTNKKPKHRRGKVQLIHAVELFQKMRKSLGNKRNELSTEHIATIARTFGEFRESAISKIFDNEDFGYRRITIERPLRLSFQASPERLERLREERAFAALALSKKKGAAGEKEIDEGRALQESILTALDPLEAKKVYKSRDRFEEELAGALSCAGLSVPAPVKKAILSALGERDESAEVCTDSRGRPEPDVDLRDTENVPLKENVAAYFARDVKPHVPDAWIAGVELRGGEAVVVDESKVKVGYEIPFSRHFYQYKPLRPLAEIESEIHALEKEIQGLLGEVLA, translated from the coding sequence ATGTTGAAGATCACCCACGGCGCAACGAGCGCCGAGGACCCCCAGGCAAAGCGGTTCACGAGTTTCCGCGAGATCGCCGACTTCCTCTGGCAGAACGCCGAGCGGATGCGCGGGGCCTACAAGCCCAACGAGTACGATAAGGTCATCCTGCCCCTGCTCGTCGCCCGGCGGCTCGATTGCGTGCTCGAGCCCTCCAAGGACAAGGTCCTCGTCCGCCTCGAGGCGCTGAAGGGCAAGGGCTTGAAGGCAACCGATCCGGCCGTCGACGTCGCGCTCCGCAAGCTCACCGGCGTGCCCTTCTACAACACCTCGAAGCTCGACTTCGGGCGGCTCAAGGGCGATCCGAACCACATCGCGCAGAACCTCCGCGGATACCTCAAGGCCTTCTCCGCGAACGCGCGCGACATCCTCGAGCAGTTCAAATTCGACGAGCAGATCACGCGGCTCGACGACGCGAACCTTCTCTATCAGGTGGTGGGCCTCTTCGCAGAGGTCGACCTCCACCCCGACGTGGTGCCCAACCACATCATGGGCAGCGTCTTCGAGGAGCTGATCCGGCGCTTCAACGAGAAGAAGAACGAGGAGGCCGGTGACCACTACACGCCGCGCGAGATCATCCGGCTGATGGTCGATCTGCTCTTCGTCGAGGACGACGCGGCGCTCCGGCGCGCGGGGATCGTGCGCACTCTCTTCGATCCCGCCTGCGGCACCGGCGGCATGCTCAGCGTCGCCGAGGAGTACCTGCGCGAGCTGAATCCCGACGCGCGGCTCGAGGTCTTCGGCCAAGAGTTGAACCCGGAGTCCTACGGGATCTGCAAGAGCGACATGATCATCAAGGGGCAGAACCCCGAGAACATCGCGCGCGGAAACTCCTTCGACCAGGATGGGCACGCGGGTCGGCGCTTCGACTACATGCTGTCGAACCCCCCCTTCGGGGTCGACTGGAAGAACGTACAGAAGACCGTCGAGGCCGAGCGGGACGGCCAGGGCTTCGCTGGGCGGTTCGGCGCAGGAACGCCACGTATCAACGACGGTGCGCTCCTCTTCCTGCAGCACATGGTCGCCAAGATGAAGCCGGTCGACAGCAAGACCGGCGAGGGCGGCAGCCGCATCGCCATCGTCTTCAACGGCTCGCCGCTTTTCACCGGCGACGCCGGCTCGGGCGAGAGCGAGATCCGCCGATGGGTCCTCGAGAACGACTGGCTCGAGGCGATCGTCGCCCTGCCGGACCAGCTCTTCTACAACACCGGCATCGCGACCTATGTCTGGGTGCTGACGAACAAGAAGCCCAAGCATCGCCGCGGGAAGGTGCAGCTCATCCACGCGGTCGAGCTCTTCCAGAAGATGCGCAAGTCGCTCGGCAACAAGCGCAACGAGCTCTCGACCGAGCACATCGCGACCATCGCCAGGACCTTCGGCGAATTCCGCGAGAGCGCAATCAGCAAGATCTTCGACAACGAGGACTTCGGCTACCGCCGAATCACCATCGAGCGGCCGCTGCGCCTGTCGTTCCAGGCTTCGCCAGAGCGGCTCGAACGGCTGCGCGAGGAGAGAGCGTTCGCGGCCCTCGCCTTGTCGAAGAAGAAGGGCGCCGCGGGTGAAAAGGAGATCGACGAGGGGAGGGCGCTTCAGGAGTCCATCCTGACCGCGCTGGACCCGCTGGAGGCAAAGAAGGTCTACAAGAGCCGCGATCGATTCGAAGAAGAGCTCGCCGGAGCGCTCTCCTGCGCGGGCCTCAGCGTGCCTGCGCCGGTGAAGAAGGCGATCCTCTCGGCCCTCGGCGAGCGCGACGAAAGCGCGGAGGTTTGCACCGATAGCAGAGGTCGGCCCGAGCCCGACGTCGATTTGCGCGACACCGAGAACGTTCCGCTCAAGGAAAACGTTGCGGCATACTTCGCACGCGACGTGAAGCCGCACGTGCCGGACGCCTGGATTGCGGGTGTCGAGCTGCGAGGCGGCGAGGCCGTCGTAGTCGACGAGAGCAAGGTGAAGGTCGGCTACGAGATCCCGTTCTCGCGACACTTCTACCAGTACAAACCGCTGCGCCCTCTCGCGGAGATCGAGAGCGAGATCCACGCGTTGGAGAAGGAGATCCAGGGGCTGCTCGGCGAGGTGCTTGCGTGA